One stretch of Eupeodes corollae chromosome 2, idEupCoro1.1, whole genome shotgun sequence DNA includes these proteins:
- the LOC129945050 gene encoding uncharacterized protein LOC129945050, protein MLTIEWQKRGLPHAHILIWLASKIQPDEIDSIIRAEIPNKDEDPLLYEIVCKHMIHGPCGDLNPQSPCMADGKCTKRYPRSLIHNTQTGDDGYPQYRRRSLEKGGEVAVIGTKEINNSWVVPYSPILSRCFSAHINVEYCHSVKAIKYLTKYINKGSDQATFAIEDPKNEVEKYLNGRYLSTSEAFWRIFKFPIHDHYPAVYHLAVHLENGQRVTFNDANFQQISQNPPATTLTEFFKLCRNDNFAKTLLYCDVPSYYTWKNKQFYRRKQGKVVPEYPGIKRDDTLGRVYTIHPNSGECFFLRILLHNVRGPVSFEMIRTVNGEIQPTYQAACKKLGLLEDDEHWKYALVDASATQSPRQIRDLFAILLMFCQPTEPKSLWEEFKESMCEDILYQARSEQRNNELLFSDDIFNQGLILIEDKLLMLSDKRIDEYGLPKPTRINQMDLQHQYTREIQYDKQNLHQYVQENLPKLNSEQKLAFSQIKESVDLHKGKLFFIDAPGGTGKTFLINLLLAKYRSEGKIVLAVASSGIAATLLSGGRTAHSTFKLPINIIAHEEATCSISKTTSIAKVFQKADLIIWDECTMSNQAHIEAVNRLLKDLRSSSRLMGGVTMVFSGDFRQIMPVIPKGTRADIIKSCVKSSSIWRYVQKLQLKIIMRVKLTNNTDTSEFASLLLRIGDGKHTFMGPNTIELNESFGKIVYSTEQLIQCVYGDLNALESRPFSWFCERAIVSPKNCSVDEINRYVLQNLKTESHKYNAIDTVVDDNDSVHYPQFLNSLNPAGLPPYQLNLKIGTPIILIRNLNPPNLCNGTRLQIKKLLKNIIQVQIFTGPAVGKYALIPRIPMIPTDLPFQFKRVQFPIKPCFCMTINKAQGQSFKYIGVDLRENVFSHGQLYVALSRCEI, encoded by the exons ATGTTGACCATTGAATGGCAAAAACGAGGTTTGCCACATGCCCATATACTGATTTGGCTTGCAAGTAAAATTCAGCCTGATGAGATTGATTCTATTATAAGAGCTGAGATACCTAATAAGGACGAGGATCCATTGTTATACGAAATTGTTTGCAAGCACATGATACATGGACCCTGTGGTGACCTTAATCCCCAATCTCCATGCATGGCTGATGGTAAATGTACGAAACGGTACCCACGGTCGTTGATACACAACACACAAACAGGTGATGATGGCTACCCACAATACCGTCGACGTTCCTTGGAGAAAGGTGGTGAAGTTGCTGTCATTGGTACAAaggaaataaataatagttGGGTTGTGCCATATTCTCCTATTTTAAGTAGATGTTTTTCAGCGCATATCAATGTAGAATATTGCCACTCTGTAAaggctataaaatatttaacaaaatacataaacaaGGGAAGTGACCAAGCTACTTTTGCAATAGAAGATCCAAAGAATGAGgtagaaaaatacttaaatggTCGCTACTTGAGCACTTCAGAAGCGTTCTGgcgaatatttaaatttcctaTTCATGACCACTATCCTGCTGTGTATCATTTAGCTGTGCACTTAGAAAACGGCCAACGAGTTACCTTCAACGATGCTAACTTTCAACAAATATCACAGAACCCACCTGCAACGACGCTaacagaattttttaaactttgtaggaatgataattttgcaaaaactcTTTTATATTGCGATGTACCCTCTTACTATACCtggaaaaacaaacaattttaccgTCGTAAGCAAGGAAAAGTGGTTCCAGAATATCCAGGAATAAAACGAGACGATACTCTTGGCCGAGTATACACAATTCACCCCAATTCCGGTGAATGCTTTTTTTTGCGGATTCTGCTTCACAATGTTCGTGGTCCAGTTTCTTTTGAAATGATCAGAACTGTTAACGGCGAAATCCAACCAACATACCAAGCTGCGTGCAAAAAGTTGGGACTTCTCGAAGATGATGAACACTGGAAATACGCTTTGGTTGATGCCTCCGCAACACAGTCACCACGACAGATTAGAGATTTGTTTGCGATCTTGCTTATGTTCTGTCAGCCAACTGAACCAAAAAGTTTGTgggaagaatttaaagaaagtaTGTGTGAAGATATTTTATATCAAGCACGTTCTGAGCAAAGAAATAACGAGCTCCTATTTTCTGATGACATTTTCAATCAAGGTTTAATTTTGATCGAAGATAAACTTTTAATGTTAAGTGATAAGCGAATTGATGAGTATGGACTTCCAAAACCAACAAGGATTAACCAAATGGACTTACAGCATCAATATACAAGAGAAATCCAATACGACAAACAAAATCTACATCAGTACGTGCAGGAAAATTTACCAAAACTGAATTCGGAACAAAAACTTGCTTTCAgccaaataaaagaaagtgTAGATTTACATAAaggaaaactttttttcatagaCGCGCCTGGAGGTACTGGTAAAACCTTTTTGATTAATCTTTTACTAGCGAAATATAGATCAGAAGGTAAGATTGTTCTTGCCGTCGCCTCTTCTGGGATTGCAGCAACATTGCTTAGTGGAGGCAGAACTGCTCACTCTACGTTCAAGCTGCCAATTAACATCATTGCCCATGAAGAAGCAACATGCTCTATTTCAAAAACCACTTCCATTGCAAAAGTATTCCAAAAAGCGGACCTTATCATTTGGGATGAATGTACGATGAGTAATCAAGCTCATATTGAGGCTGTGAATCGACTCCTTAAAGATTTAAGATCATCGTCAAGACTTATGGGTGGAGTCACAATGGTTTTTTCTGGGGATTTTAGACAGATAATGCCAGTGATTCCCAAGGGTACTCGAGCCGATATtatcaaatcttgcgttaagtCGTCTTCTATTTGGCGATATGTACAAAAACTTCAACTTAAAATCATTATGAGAGTAAAGCTTACTAACAACACTGATACTTCTGAGTTCGCGTCTCTACTTCTAAGAATTGGTGATGGAAAACATACTTTCATGGGTCCAAATACAATTGAATTAAACGAAAGCTTcggaaaaattgtgtatagCACAGAACAACTTATTCAGTGTGTGTATGGAGACCTGAACGCGTTAGAATCAAGACCATTTTCTTGGTTTTGCGAAAGAGCTATCGTGTCACCAAAAAACTGTTCAGTGGATGAAATAAACAGATACGTgcttcagaatcttaaaacggAGTCGCATAAATACAATGCAATTGACACTGTGgttgatgataatgatagtgtGCACTACCctcagtttttaaattcactcaACCCAGCAGGCCTGCCGCCAtatcaacttaatttaaaaattggtacaccAATTATTCTAATAAGAAATCTCAATCCTCCGAATCTGTGCAATGGCACACGACTCCAAATcaaaaagctattaaaaaatataatacaagtTCAAATTTTTACCGGACCCGCAGTAGGAAAATATGCCCTGATTCCCCGGATACCAATGATACCAACAGATCTCCCTTTTCAATTTAAACGTGTGCAATTTCCCATTAAACCATGCTTTTGTATGACAATTAACAAGGCTCAGGGTCAATCGTTTAAATATATTGGAGTCGACCTTAGGGAAAATGTCTTCTCTCATGGTCAGCTTTATGTTGCTCTTTCCAGG tgtgaAATCTAA
- the LOC129945694 gene encoding tyrosine--tRNA ligase, mitochondrial: protein MIRSHFFHRTKTCLHYIQRSISQRNLLALADRGFFQDLFPDTAGPEMTKLFTTKQQTIYAGFDPTADSLHVGNLLVIMGLLHCQREGHNPIALVGGATGLIGDPSGKKTERNQLGSSVIETNLIAIEKQLKRIFQNHQDVLWDTNKNKSDLSPIRVVNNASWYENLNVVDFVANMGRHFRMGSMLSRSSVQSRLESEAGMSFTEFTYQIFQAYDWLHLLQKYDCSFQMGGSDQMGNLMTGHELISRVEKKKSVFGMTLPLVTNEEGDKFGKSAGNAIWLDEEKTSPFSLYQFFLRMPDSEVEKLLKLFTFIPLKEIAFLMEEHKKSPEKRKAQTILAEDVTLLVHGEAGLKQAEKVTEALYKGNVEGLGELNYNEIRQTFSGASVVEILSEPGLSILDLALKAKCFTTETDAMRIITAGGFYINQKRTQNFSEVITNGIHVLKNGLSLLRVGKRNFYIVKWLK from the exons atgatcCGAAGTCATTTTTTTCATCGAACTAAAACGTGCCTTCATTACATCCAAAGAAGTATTTCCCAGCGAAATTTATTGGCTCTAGCTGATAGAGGATTTTTTCAGGATCTCTTTCCAGACACCGCTGG TCCGGAAATGACAAAACTCTTCACAACTAAACAACAAACGATCTACGCCGGCTTTGATCCAACTGCCGATAGTCTGCACGTTGGCAACCTCCTGGTAATAATGGGACTCCTTCATTGCCAGCGAGAAGGACACAATCCAATTGCGTTAGTTGGAGGAGCTACGGGTCTCATCGGTGATCCTAGTGGCAAAAAAACCGAACGGAATCAACTAGGGTCGTCGGTCATTGAGACAAATCTAATTGCTATAGAGAAACAGCTTAAGCGAATATTTCAGAATCATCAGGATGTACTTTGGGacactaataaaaacaaaagtgaccTATCTCCTATTAG AGTCGTCAACAATGCATCATGGTACGAAAATCTAAATGTAGTGGACTTTGTTGCCAACATGGGAAGACACTTTCGCATGGGATCAATGCTCTCAAGATCATCAGTCCAGTCGCGGCTGGAGAGTGAAGCTGGAATGAGCTTTACCGAATTTACATATCAAATTTTCCAAGCTTATGACTGGTTGCATTTGCTTCAGAAATACGATTGCAGCTTCCAAATGGGAGGCAGTGATCAAATGGGCAACTTGATGACTGGTCACGAACTCATTAGTAGGGTAGAGAAAAAGAAATCAGTATTTGGAATGACACTGCCTCTTGTTACCAACGAAGAGGGAGATAAGTTCGGAAAATCTGCAGGAAATGCTATTTGGCTGGATGAAGAAAAAACTTCGCCATTTTCTCTCTATCAGTTCTTTTTGAGAATGCCAGATTCTGAAGTCGAGAAGCTTCTCAAGCTGTTCACTTTTATTCCACTAAAAGAAATTGCATTTCTCATGGAAGaacacaaaaaatcaccagaaaAGAGAAAAGCACAAACGATTCTAGCTGAAGATGTGACGCTTCTAGTCCATGGAg AGGCGGGTCTTAAACAAGCTGAAAAAGTCACAGAAGCGCTCTATAAGGGCAATGTTGAGGGACTAGGTGAATTAAATTACAACGAAATCCGACAGACTTTTTCTGGAGCTTCCGTCGTTGAGATTCTTTCAGAGCCTGGACTTTCCATACTTGATCTGGCACTAAAAGCCAAATGTTTTACAACAGAGA CTGATGCCATGAGAATCATCACAGCTGGAGGGTTCTACATCAATCAAAAGCGAACGCAAAACTTCTCCGAAGTTATTACGAATGGCATTCATGTTCTTAAAAATGGCCTCTCATTGCTTAGGGTCGGAAAAaggaatttttatattgttaagtggttaaagtaa
- the LOC129945503 gene encoding N-acetylgalactosaminyltransferase 7, with product MRLTNFRSGRIIRLILCALTILPLIYILATWSDGHKKVREVYNSAKQSALRKTGEVPVLVTGLGNFEPRDLPKRTGPGEDGEAYILPPEKKNLAEDSEMEYGMNIACSNEISMHRSVRDTRLEECMHWDYPYDLPKTSVIIVFHNEGFSVLMRTVHSVIDRSPKHILHEIVLVDDFSDKADLKDKLDTYLEQFNGLVRLIRNPEREGLIRTRSRGAKEATGEVIVFLDAHCEVNLNWLPPLLAPIYRDRTVMTVPIIDGIDHKTFEYRPVYGNGHHYRGIFEWGMLYKENEVPKKEKKRRAHNSEPYRSPTHAGGLFAINREYFLELGAYDPGLLVWGGENFELSFKIWQCGGSIEWVPCSKVGHVYRGFMPYNFGKLGQQKKGPLITINYKRVIETWFDDTHKEYFYTREPLARFLDMGDISDQLALKDRLKCKSFQWFMDNVAYDVYDKFPALPANLHWGELRSIATDNCLDSMGQQPPAIMGLQHCHGAGNNQLIRLNAAGQLGVGERCVEADRQGVKLAVCRLGTVDGPWQYNEETRHLLHRVNKKCMALHPQTSQLMLSHCDVNDGYQQWRFKPIKPRW from the exons atgcgtTTGACAAATTTTCGGAGCGGAAGAATAATCCGATTGATTCTTTGCGCTCTGACCATCCTGCCGCTGATCTACATCCTCGCAACATGGTCCGATGGTCACAAGAAGGTCCGGGAGGTCTACAACTCGGCCAAGCAGTCGGCGCTTCGAAAAACTGGTGAAGTACCAGTCCTAGTCACAG GCTTGGGCAACTTTGAGCCACGTGATCTTCCCAAACGAACTGGACCAGGTGAAGATGGCGAAGCTTACATTCTTCCCCCGGAGAAAAAGAACCTAGCCGAAGACTCAGAAATGGAATATGGAATGAATATTGCATGTTCCAACGAAATATCTATGCATCGTTCAGTTCGCGATACTCGTTTGGAAGAATGCATGCACTGGGATTATCCATATGACTTGCCAAAAACATCCGTAATCATTGTATTCCATAACGAAGGTTTCTCCGTTCTAATGCGAACCGTCCATTCGGTCATTGATCGTTCACCAAAACACATTCTCCATGAAATCGTATTGGTTGATGACTTTTCCGATAAAGCTGATTTAAAAGACAAACTTGACACTTACTTAGAACAATTCAACGGACTTGTTCGGTTAATAAGAAACCCCGAGAGAGAAGGTCTGATTCGAACGAGATCTAGAGGTGCTAAAGAGGCAACTGGAGAGGTTATTGTTTTCCTCGATGCTCATTGTGAAGTGAACTTAAATTGGTTGCCACCACTTCTGGCTCCTATCTATCGTGATCGAACTGTAATGACTGTGCCAATTATCGACGGAATCGACCACAAAACCTTTGAATACCGTCCTGTTTATGGCAATGGTCATCATTATCGTGGGATTTTCGAATGGGGTATGTTGTACAAGGAAAACGAAGTGCCCAAAAAGGAGAAAAAACGACGAGCACACAACAGTGAACCCTACCGCTCGCCAACACACGCTGGTGGACTGTTTGCCATCAACCGTGAATACTTCTTGGAGCTGGGTGCCTATGACCCTGGCCTGCTTGTTTGGGGTGGGGAGAATTTCGAATTGAGTTTCAAAATCTGGCAATGCGGCGGTAGTATTGAATGGGTACCCTGTTCTAAAGTTGGACATGTCTACCGTGGTTTTATGCCGTATAACTTTGGAAAACTGGGACAGCAAAAGAAGGGACCACTCATTACAATTAACTATAAGCGAGTTATTGAGACATGGTTTGACGATACACATAAAGAATATTTCTACACGAGAGAACCACTTGCCAGGTTCTTGGATATGGGAGACATCAGTGACCAATTGGCTTTGAAGGATCGTCTTAAGTGCAAGAGTTTCCAATGGTTTATGGATAATGTAGCGTATGATGTGTACGACAAGTTCCCAGCTCTTCCTGCCAACTTACACTGGGGTGAACTACGTTCAATAGCCACAGATAACTGCCTAGATTCAATGGGTCAGCAGCCACCAGCCATCATGGGCTTGCAGCACTGTCACGGAGCTGGCAACAACCAGCTAATACGACTGAACGCCGCAGGCCAACTTGGTGTGGGTGAACGTTGTGTGGAAGCCGATAGACAAGGAGTGAAGTTAGCAGTTTGCAGATTGGGAACTGTCGATGGCCCATGGCAGTACAATGAAGAAACACGACACCTCCTGCACAGGGTGAATAAAAAATGCATGGCATTGCATCCGCAGACATCACAATTAATGCTCAGTCATTGCGATGTCAATGACGGTTATCAACAATGGCGGTTTAAACCCATCAAGCCAagatggtaa